The genomic DNA GGACCTCTCCGAAAGATATGCTGTACGGGAACACAGATTCGCCGGTGACAAGAGGAAACATGTTGTGGATATCTCAAGTCCTTCCTTGGAGAGGGATCCTGCAAAGTGTATTCTTTGCGGCAGATGCGTTCGAGTATGTAACGAAGTTCAAAAAGTTGGTGCCATTGATTTCTCTGGAAGGGGATTTGGCAGCATCGTGACAACTCCTTATAATAAAGGATTAAATGTAAGCGATTGTATCCTCTGCGGGCAGTGTATCCTTGCATGTCCTACAGCGGCACTTCGGGAAAGAAGTTCCACGAAAATTGTAAGTACAGCACTTGGAAACAAGAATAAATTTGTCATAGCACAGATTGCTCCTGCAGTGAGAGCCACACTCGGTGAGGAATTCCACATGCCGGCAGGTACTGATGTTACAGGAAAACTCGTGAGTGGTTTAAGAAGGCTTGGGTTCAAGAAAGTGTTCGATACAAATTTCGCTGCTGATTTGACAATCATCGAAGAAGCAAACGAACTTGTATCGAGGGTCCAGAACAACCAGCCTCTTCCAATGTTCACGAGTTGCTGCCCGGGTTGGGTTAAGTTCGCTGAAATGAACTACCCTGAAATTATACCGAATCTCTCGAGTTGTAAATCGCCTCATGAGATGGAAGGTGCCGTTTTGAAAAGCTACTACGCCAAGAAGATGGGCATCAACCCGAGAGACATATTTGTGGTTTCAATTATGCCGTGTACGGTGAAGAAATTCGAATCCGAGAGACCCGAGCTTTCACATGATGCACTGCATGATGTCGATTCTGTTCTTACAACAAGAGAGCTTGTTCGTTTCTTCAATATGGCAGGTATCGATTTTTCCGATTTGCCGGATGAAGAATTTGACAATCCACTTGGTGAATCGACCGGAGCTGCAGCAATTTTCGGCACGAGCGGTGGTGTTATGGAAGCTGCGATAAGAACTGCATACTTCAATATTACTGGTGAAAATCTTGACAATGTGGAAGTTGACCAGATTCGTGGCATGGAAGGTGTAAAGTCAGCCACTCTTAAAATGGGTGATCTTGAAGTGAAAGTTGCCGTTGTCAATGGAATCGGAAATGTCAGACCTCTTATTGATGAGATAATTGCCGGCACATCGCCATATCACTTTATTGAAGTGATGGCTTGTCCGGGTGGTTGTATCAACGGAGGCGGGCAGCCTATCCATCAAAATCTCGATAATGTTATGAAAAGAGTTCGTGCATTGTATGAAATAGACAAACAGAGTGTAACAAGAAGATCACATGACAACGAATCAGTAAAGAAGCTCTATAAGGAGTTCCTGCGTGAACCCGGAAGTCATACGGCTCATACATTGCTTCATACACATTACCATGACAGGACAGTTAAGTAAATCAGACTAATTAGGCTGAAATCAAATAAAAATTGCTTATAATTTAAATACAATTTTTATTTTTTTTGTAACTCCAAATCGTGGAGTCGTTGACGAAGAATGCCTGAAATAGTCGATTTACGAGAAGATTTGATCTGTTTTCATTGTGGTGAAAAGTGTGAAGACGGATCAATCTCTATTGAAGACAAATCATTTTGTTGTGAAGGTTGCAAACTGGTTTACCAGGTGCTTGAGGAGAACAATCTCTGCACCTACTACAATCTGAATGCAACTCCCGGATCATCAAAACGGGAGAAGGTGGCAGGGAAACGATATGACTACCTCGATGATCCTGAAATTTCTGAAAAGCTGATCGAATTTGGAAACGATCAGCTTTTCAAACTTTCCTTTTTAGTTCCCTCAATACATTGCAGTTCCTGCATCTGGCTTCTCGAAAATCTGTACAAACTTGACGACCGGATTCTCGAGTCCCGGGTTGATTTCCCCGCTAAAAAAGTATTTATCAAAGCAAAACCGGCCATAAAGATAAGTGAAATTGTATCTGTTATGGATTCGATCGGGTATGAACCGAGACTCAGTCTCGATGAACTCGACCGGAAGGATACAAAATCGTTTAACAAATCGCTTTATTTAAAACTTGGCATTGCCGGATTCGCCTTTGGGAATATCATGATGTTGAGTTTTCCGGAATACTTGTCAATAAAGGACAGTGTGGAATCATTTGGAGTTTTATTTCAATTAATCATGGTCGCACTTTCACTCCCTGTACTCTTTTACAGCAGTTCAGATTATTTCATATCAGCGTGGAAAGGGATCAGGAAAAAATATATTAATATCGATTTTCCTCTTTCAATCGGAATAATTGCTCTTTGGGGAAGGAGTATCTATGAAATATTTTGGGGTTCGGGTGAGAGTTATATGGATTCCTTTGCGGGTCTGATATTTTTTCTGTTGATTGGAAAAGTCTTTCAGAATAAAACTTACGAGTATTTTAATTTTGAGAGAAATTACAAATCTTATTTCCCGATATCGATTACAAGGAAGTCAAAGGAAGGCATTGAGGAAGTGGTGCCACTTTCCAGAATTTCGGTGAAAGACAGAATATTAATTCGAAATAATGAAATAATTCCAGCCGACTCAATTCTTCTTACGGGAACCGGAAATATTGATTATAGTTTTGTGACGGGTGAAAGTCTTCCACAATTCAGAAAACCGGGTGATAAAGTCTTTGCGGGTGGCAAACAAATTGGTGGTGTGATTGAGTTGGAAGTTTACAAGCAGGTGTCACAAAGCTACCTCACAAGACTTTGGAATGATTTTATTGTTTCCAAGAATCGAGAAAACGGGCTCATAAATTTTTCAAATATAGTAAGCAAGTACTTTACACTGGCAATTTTATTGCTCGCAGTCCTTGGCGGTATTCTTTGGTATAATTCGGGTTTGGCTCAGGTTTTGTCTGTAATCACCTCGGTTTTAATCGTTGCCTGTCCTTGTGCACTGGCACTTTCTGCCCCTTTTGCACTTGGAAACACTCTCAGACTGCTTGGAAGAAATAAATTTTACCTGAAAAGTGTGAATGTAGTCGAGGATCTTGGTTCGATCGATACAATCGTTTTCGATAAGACCGGCACTCTTACAGAGAATCAGGAGATTGGCATAGTATTTGAGGGAGATAATTTGTCAGATTACGAGAGGTCGCTCGTAAAGTCTGCCTTAAAGAATTCACTTCATCCATTAAGTAAAATAATTTACCGTTCTTTGGTGCAAACTAAAGAGCTGCCCGTTGAATCATTTGAAGAAATCCCGGGAAAGGGAGGTTCGGCAAAAATTGAATCAAAAATTGTGGTTTTTGGTTCTTCAGGTTTTTTGAAATTAAGCGGATGGGACAGCAAAACAAACATTGAAGTTGGAGCTGAAGGGAGCAGAGTCTATTTGAGTATTGATTCTGTGAACAAAGGCTTTTTCAGGGTAACTAATAAATACCGCAATGGCATTGCTGATATTATTAAGGAAATCGGAAAGAAAAAAGAGATTTTCATTCTGTCAGGTGACAATTCAAGCGAACGGGAAAATTTAATTAAACTAACAAAGCCCGAGAATGTAATCTTCAACTGTTCACCGTCAGACAAAATGAATTTTATCGGGAAACTTCAGTCCGGGAACAGAAAAATATTAATGATAGGGGACGGATTAAATGATGCTGCCGCTTTGAGTAAAGCCGATGTAGGAGTTTCATTGTCAGATGATCTGATGAATTTCACTCCCGCAAGTGATTCATTACTCCACGGAAGTGCTTTGCACAAACTCTCTGCCTTCATTAAACAATCGGTCTCGACCATGAATGTGGTTAAAATGAGTTTTGTAATGTCAACAATTTATAATATAATAGGTGTCACCGTTGCTTTAAGCGGTGAACTTTCACCATTATTTGCTGCAATCCTTATGCCTGTCAGTTCTATTTCTGTTGTGGTGTTTACTACCATGGGAACCCTGTATACGGCAAAAAAACACGGACTTGAGGTATGAGCGCATTCTACATTCTTATAGGTGCGAGTCTTGTTGTTGCAACAGGTTTCCTCGTTGCCTTTTTGTGGGCAGTAAAGAGCGGGCAAATGGACGACAGATACACCCCTTCGGTTCGGATGTTATTTGAGGACGAGCCAAAAGTTTTAAAAAGTCAAAATGATTCTTCACAATTAAATGACCAGGAGAAAAAGGAGCACAATTAATGCAAGTTGAAAAATTCAGTTATGACAATAAGATTGTCAAGTACTTTGCTCTGGCAACCACCGTTTGGGGTGTTGTTGGTATGCTTGTCGGACTTCTTATCGCATTGCAGTTGTTCATTCCGTCACTAAGTCTGAATCTGCCGTTCCTGACTTTCGGCAGACTGAGACCGCTGCATACAAACGCAGTTATTTTTGCGTTTGTCGGAAATGGTTTATTCATGGGTGTCTACTACTCGCTTCAACGATTGTTGAAGGCGAGGATGTTCAACGACATTCTTAGTTATGCACACTTCTGGGGGTGGCAGCTAATAATTGTTCTGGCTGCAGTTACACTTCCATTAGGTTTCACATCAAGCAAAGAATATGCGGAGTTGGAATGGCCAATTGATATACTTATTGCCGTTGTTTGGGTTATTTTCGGTGTAAATATGATCGGTACGATCATAAAAAGACGCGAAAAACACATGTATGTTGCGGTATGGTTTTATATAGCAACATTTGTTACAGTTGCAGTGCTTCATATAGTGAATTCATTCGAAATACCTGTCAGTTTCTTAAAGAGCTATTCACTTTATGCCGGTGTCCAGGATGCACTGGTTCAGTGGTGGTACGGTCATAATGCAGTTGCATTCTTCCTGACCACTCCTTATCTTGGTATAATGTATTACTTCATGCCAAAGGCAGCGAACAGACCGGTATATTCCTACAGGTTGTCAATTATCCATTTCTGGGCATTGATTTTTCTGTACATTTGGGCAGGACCACATCACCTGCTCTACAGTGCACTTCCTGACTGGGCTCAGTCACTCGGGACTGTGTTCTCTGTTATGCTGATTGCTCCATCATGGGGTGGTATGATAAATGGACTGTTGACACTTCGTGGTGCATGGGACAAGGTGAGAGAAGACCCCGTATTGAAATTTATGGTCGTGGCTATCACAGCTTATGGTATGTCCACCTTTGAAGGACCAATGCTTTCTCTCAAAAATCTGAATGCTTTGGCACATTTTACCGACTGGATTATCGCACATGTGCATATCGGTGCTTTGGGATGGAACGGTTTCCTTACATTTGGAATGCTGTACTATCTGGTGCCAAAGTTGTGGAGAACAAATCTTTACTCAAAAAAACTCGCCAATTATCATTTCTGGCTCGGTTTCCTCGGTATTGTTTTTTATGCTTCATCGATGTACTGGAGTGCACTTACTCAGGGTTTGATGTGGAAACAATTTACTCCACAAGGGATTTTGCAATATCCTAATTTCCTTGAGACAACGATCCAGATTATTCCGATGTATATCATCAGAGCCTTTGGCGGGTTGCTCTACTTCATCAGTTTGTTTATTATGATTTATAACCTGATGAAGACTGCGAAACAAGGACAGTTCCTTGCTGAAGAAGAAGCTGAAGCTGCTCCTTTGGAGAAAAAGGCGGAGAAATTCAACAAAAAAGCACCTCACACCTGGATCGAAAGTCGTCCAATACAGTTTACACTGTTAGCTACAGTAGCGATACTTATTGGTGGTATAGTGGAATTTGTGCCTGCGTTTTTGGTTAAGTCAAATATACCAACCATTGCATCTGTAAAACCCTACACCCCACTTGAACTTGAGGGGAGGGACCTTTATATCCGAGAAGGATGTGTCGGTTGCCACAGTCAATTGGTGAGACCTTTCAGATCTGAAACAGAACGCTATGGTGAATATTCGAAAGCTGGAGAATTCGTTTACGATCATCCATTTTTGTGGGGTTCGAAAAGAACAGGTCCGGACCTTCACAGAGAAGGCGGGAAATATCCCAATTTATGGCATTATCACCACATGATAGAGCCAACAAGGATGTCACCGGGATCCATTATGCCACCATATCCCTGGCTTGAGACTAATGTGCTCGATGTTTCCTCGACTGCTGACAAAATTACAGCTCTTAGAAGAGTAGGAGTTCCATATCCGGAAGGATTTGAGAGCACTGCACTTCAGAATCTTGAAGCACAGGCAAAGGAAATTTCAAAAGATTTGTTGAAAAACGGTGTGATAATCGATCACGACAGGGAACTTGTAGCATTGATTGCCTATCTTCAGAGGTTGGGCAAGGACATCAAAGCTGTTCCGGCAGCTACAAATCAGGTTAAATAATGTATAAAGATGTTCTTTCATCAATTGATGGCATCACGATATTCCCGATAATAGGGCTTGTAATCTTCGTTTCATTTTTCTCTTTCATGATATTTCATGTAGTCAAAATGCCAAAAACGAAGATAGATGAGCTTGAAAAAATTCCCCTTGACGAAAAGAATTTAGAGGAAAAAAATGTTTAAAAAAATTAATTACAGATTTGGATCGACTGTGAAAAGCAAGCAGTTCATCTTTTTGAGTTTCGTGCTTTCGCTTATCCTGTTGCAGAGCAATGCAATTGCAGCAGAAGGCACGGGTTTTGATGCTGAAACATACATCAATACCGGATTCCTGATTTTCTTCATTTATGTAATTGTAATGACCATCATCTTTTTGATTGGTCAAAACAAAAAGCCTGAAGAAGAAAAGGAAATGATCAAAAAACTTGACAGAATGATAAACGATGCAAAACCTTTGGAGGAAGAGGAAGCACTCCTTCTCGAACACAATTACGATGGCATCAGAGAGCTGGACAACAATCTGCCCCCTTGGTGGAAGTATATGTTCTATGCGACAATAGTTTTCTCTGTTGTTTACATGGGTTATTATCATTTATCAAGTGGTCCTTCGTCAGCAGCAGAATATGAAAACGAAGTGCGTCAGGCACAACTGGCTCTCGCTGCATCACAGGGACAATCAACTGTTAATGCCGATAATGTCAAGCTTCTGACAGATGCAGCCTCACTTGCAAAAGGCAAGGATATTTTTGATAAAAACTGCGCATCCTGCCATGGAACAAAAGGTGAAGGTCTGGTCGGTCCCAACCTGACAGACGATTACTGGATACACGGTGGCTCTGTTAAAGAGGTTTACATTGTTCTCGTAAATGGTGTCCTCGCAAAAGGCATGCCATCATGGAGGGCACAATTTAGCTCACAAGACCTTGAAGCGACAGCCAGCTATATTAAGAGCCTGAAGGGCACCAATCCTCCGAATGCCAAAGAACCTCAGGGTGATCTTGTTAAAGAGACTGCCCCTGCCGATTCGGCAAAAGGAGACGGTGCAAAGAAGGACAGTGTTAAAAACGACAAAAAGAACGAAGTTAAAAAATAGTTTCAAATTTTATTTTGAAACGGATTGATGTGTTATGAACGAAGAAGAAGTTATCGATCAGTCGTTCAGGGATTCGATTGGTACGATTAAAAAAGATGGTAAAAGAAACTGGATATTTCCTAAACGACCCTCGGGATGGTACTACAATGCACGGAGTGTAGTCAGTATCTTTCTCCTGGCATTTCTGTTTGGGATGCCTTTCATAGAAGTGAATGGACAGCCGTTTCTGTTATTTAATGTCTTCGAGAGAAAATTTATCATATTTGGTATTTTTTTCGGGCCCTATGATTTTCACATTTTTCTTCTTTCGTTCATAGCACTGATCATTTTTGTTATACTGTTCACAGCGATTTACGGCAGGATCTTTTGCGGGTGGGTATGTCCGCAAACTATCTTCATGGAACTTGTATTCAGAAAAATTGAGTATCTAATTGATGGTGATTACAGGGATCAAAGGCGACTAAAGGCTGCACCCTGGACCGGAAATAAAATATTCAAAAGGGTACTTAAGTATTCTGTTTTTCTCGGTATATCATATCTGATTGCCCATACATTTATGGCTTATCTGGTTGGATTGGATGAGGTCACACAAATTGTAACATCTCCTCCCTCCGAGAGACCCGGTGGCTTTATAGCAATGAATGTCTTCACTGGACTCTTTTTCTTCGTTTTTTCGTGGTTCCGGGAGCAGGCTTGTTTGATAGTCTGTCCTTACGGAAGACTGCAGGGGGTTCTGCTCGATAAAAACTCTCTTGCTGTAACCTATGATTTTGTCAGGGGAGAACCTCGCGGTAAAATTCGTAAAGATCAGGTTAGAACTGAAGGAGATTGCATTGACTGTAAACTCTGTGTCGATGTTTGTCCTACCGGAATCGACATCCGAAACGGGATTCAGTTGGAATGCGTAAACTGTACAGCTTGTATGGATGCTTGCGACGAAGTCATGACGAAGATAAAGAAACCGAAAGGACTCATTAGACTGGATTCACTGAATGGCGTGGAGACCGGAAAAAAGTTCAGTTTTTCGCTGCGGGTTGGAATTTATTCTGCAATTCTGGTTATTCTAATTTCAATTATCTCGGTTTTAATGGCTAACAGGAAGGATGTTGAAGTTAACATTTTAAGAACCCCGGGTATGTTGTTTCAGGAACAGCCGAACAATAAAATAAGCAACATCTACAATTTTCATGTGATCAACAAAACTTTTTACGATATGAATATCGAACTAAAAGTGAAAGGAATACCGGCAACTATTAAGATTCTCGGATCTGAACCTAAAGTTAAACAGCTCGAGGTTTATGAAGGAAGATTTATGCTCGTGGTTGATCAAAAGGATTTAAAAGCTGTGAATACAAAAATAGATATTGCAGTTATTGAGAATGGAAGAGAAATTGATACGATAAAGACTTCGTTTTTGGGAAAGGTTAATGAATAATTGAAAAAGAAATTGAATTGGGGGCATGGCATTGCGATAACTCTGGGGGCATTCCTTCTGCTGAATTTGATTGTAATTGTCTTTGTCTTCAGGCAGGATGTACAGCTTGTAACTGATAACTATTATGAAAAAGAGTTGAAATACGAAGATGATATCGTGATGATGCGCAATGCGCTAAATTTGCCCGATTCACTGAAAATAAACTTAAATAATGTGACTCTTGAGATATTCTATCCCGCATCCTTGCGAAAAAATGATGTGAAAGGGAACATCCACTTGTACAGACCTGATCAGAAGAAGTTTGACTATAATATAGCTGTGAAATATGACTCGACCGGGTTTCAGACGATCAACATGGCAGGGAAAGCTCCCGGTAAATGGAAAATCTCAATCCTGGTGAACGATGGCAGTAAAGATTATTTGTTTAAAGAAGATTTATTCCTGAGGTAATCATGTTTATTCTGTCCGGTTTTGTTTTAGGTTTTTTAGGAAGTCTTCACTGCATTGGAATGTGCGGTCCGATTGTGCTTGCGATCAGCAGTGCAAAACATGAGATGTATGAGATGGTATTGCAGAGAGTTCTCTATCATCTTGGTAAAGCCTTTACTTATGCTGTGATGGGTGCGCTTTTTGGTGTGCTCGGAAATCATATACAACTATCTGGTCTGCAGCAAATCGCCTCAATCATCATCGGGTCTTTGATAGTTCTCTGGATAATTCTGCCAAAATCCTTCAAAACGGCAGTTACAAGTTTGCCACCATTCAAACAATACAATGAACAGATCAAAAACCTTCTCTCAAAAGTTCTAAGTTCAGGCAACTCAAAGCCTTTTTTCGTGATTGGTGTCGTAAACGGATTTCTCCCGTGCGGACTTGTTTATGCCGGTCTGGCGGGAGCGATAGCCACAGGAAATGCGTTTGATGGCTCGCTTTATATGTTTCTCTTTGGAATGGGCACCATGCCTGCGCTTTTTGCTTTTTCATTTCTGCCAACACTTCGGAAATACCTGCCGAAAATTAACTCCAGGAAAATAATTCCAGCCGTATCACTCGTTCTGGGGATTATCTTCATCCTTAGAGGGTTAAACCTTGGGATACCTTTTATAAGTCCAAAATTTGAGCACAAACCGCAAACTGAAGAGTTGAGTCAACCTGACTGCTGTCATTAGTAACATCTTTTTGGTATCAAATTATCGGTTGTTTTGCTTAATTTTGAACAACTAAACAGAAATATTTAAGACTATGAAGCAAAAGACCATTCTTTGGGTGGACGACGAGATTGAACTCCTTCGTTCACATGTAATTTTCCTCACAGAAAAAGGGTATAATGTTCTTACTGTCACCAACGGGATTGACGCACTCGAAACCATAGAAGAGAGTGAAGTGGATCTCGTATTCCTCGATGAAATGATGCCCGGAATGGGAGGACTTGAGGTGTTGGGACGGATCAAGGACAAAGACCCCAATATTCCTGTAGTGATGATCACAAAGAATGAAGAAGAATCTGTGATGGTAGATGCCATCGGCAGTAAAATTGATGACTACCTCACAAAGCCTGTTAACCCTAGCCAGGTTCTCCTTGTATGCAAAAAAATCCTCGAGAAAAAGAAAATTTCAACAGAATATGTTGCCAAAGATTACCTCCAGGATTTCAACCAGATTTCATTTCTCCTTCTGAATCAACCCGATCACCAAGACTGGATAGAAATCTACCTTAAATTGGTGAACTGGGATATCGAGCTCGATTCTCACCCACAAATCGGACTTCGTCAGACACTGAATGAGCAGAAAAAAGAATGCAACAAGGAATTCAGCAGATATATCGAAAAGAACTATAAAAGCTGGGTTCAGGCTAAGAACAAGGCGGACAGACCCGTTCTTACAGTAGATATAGTTAATGATTATGTTCTTCCCGCACTAAAAGAGGACAATGTTCCTGTCTTTTTCTTCGTAATTGATTGTCTCAGATACGATCAATGGCTTGTAATGGAAAAGCTTTTGACCGATGATTTCAAAATCGATAAAACCTTTTATTATGGTATTTTACCTACTGCCACTTCATACTCGAGAAATGCTCTTTTTGCAGGTTTGTATCCCTCGGAGATAGAACAGTATTATCCTGATCTTTGGTATGGGGATGACGAGGATGAGACTTCCATGAATAAATATGAGAAAGATCTGCTTCAGTTACAACTCGACAGAAAAAAAATACACCTCCGAAGCGATCTCAAGTTTGTAAAGGTGATTGATCCGGAGTACGGACGAAACTTTGAACATAACATAAAATCGTACCATAACAGTCACCTGAGTGCAGTCGTTATAAATTTTCTGGACATGATTGCACACGGAAGGTCTGATTCCGACCTCCTGAAGGAAATTGCACCTGATGAACCGGCTTACAGGTCGCTGACCAACAGTTGGTTTTCTCACTCCTACCTGATTTCCACTTTCAAGGCGATTGCTGCAATGGGTAAGGCGAAAGTGGTTATAACCACTGATCATGGCAGCATAAGAGCTCTGAGAGGTGCAAAAGTACTTGGAGACAGGGAAGCGTCATCAAA from Bacteroidota bacterium includes the following:
- a CDS encoding cbb3-type cytochrome c oxidase subunit 3 — translated: MYKDVLSSIDGITIFPIIGLVIFVSFFSFMIFHVVKMPKTKIDELEKIPLDEKNLEEKNV
- a CDS encoding [FeFe] hydrogenase, group A; protein product: MKMVELTINNLKVKAEEGMTILDAAKSVGVSIPTLCYIKNLFPTGACRMCVVEVSGQRNLLPSCAYPVAEGMVVETNSPRVRRARKTIVELLVENHPQDCLICVRNKNCELQDLSERYAVREHRFAGDKRKHVVDISSPSLERDPAKCILCGRCVRVCNEVQKVGAIDFSGRGFGSIVTTPYNKGLNVSDCILCGQCILACPTAALRERSSTKIVSTALGNKNKFVIAQIAPAVRATLGEEFHMPAGTDVTGKLVSGLRRLGFKKVFDTNFAADLTIIEEANELVSRVQNNQPLPMFTSCCPGWVKFAEMNYPEIIPNLSSCKSPHEMEGAVLKSYYAKKMGINPRDIFVVSIMPCTVKKFESERPELSHDALHDVDSVLTTRELVRFFNMAGIDFSDLPDEEFDNPLGESTGAAAIFGTSGGVMEAAIRTAYFNITGENLDNVEVDQIRGMEGVKSATLKMGDLEVKVAVVNGIGNVRPLIDEIIAGTSPYHFIEVMACPGGCINGGGQPIHQNLDNVMKRVRALYEIDKQSVTRRSHDNESVKKLYKEFLREPGSHTAHTLLHTHYHDRTVK
- the ccoG gene encoding cytochrome c oxidase accessory protein CcoG, which codes for MNEEEVIDQSFRDSIGTIKKDGKRNWIFPKRPSGWYYNARSVVSIFLLAFLFGMPFIEVNGQPFLLFNVFERKFIIFGIFFGPYDFHIFLLSFIALIIFVILFTAIYGRIFCGWVCPQTIFMELVFRKIEYLIDGDYRDQRRLKAAPWTGNKIFKRVLKYSVFLGISYLIAHTFMAYLVGLDEVTQIVTSPPSERPGGFIAMNVFTGLFFFVFSWFREQACLIVCPYGRLQGVLLDKNSLAVTYDFVRGEPRGKIRKDQVRTEGDCIDCKLCVDVCPTGIDIRNGIQLECVNCTACMDACDEVMTKIKKPKGLIRLDSLNGVETGKKFSFSLRVGIYSAILVILISIISVLMANRKDVEVNILRTPGMLFQEQPNNKISNIYNFHVINKTFYDMNIELKVKGIPATIKILGSEPKVKQLEVYEGRFMLVVDQKDLKAVNTKIDIAVIENGREIDTIKTSFLGKVNE
- a CDS encoding FixH family protein, translated to MKKKLNWGHGIAITLGAFLLLNLIVIVFVFRQDVQLVTDNYYEKELKYEDDIVMMRNALNLPDSLKINLNNVTLEIFYPASLRKNDVKGNIHLYRPDQKKFDYNIAVKYDSTGFQTINMAGKAPGKWKISILVNDGSKDYLFKEDLFLR
- the ccoS gene encoding cbb3-type cytochrome oxidase assembly protein CcoS, with the protein product MSAFYILIGASLVVATGFLVAFLWAVKSGQMDDRYTPSVRMLFEDEPKVLKSQNDSSQLNDQEKKEHN
- a CDS encoding response regulator → MKQKTILWVDDEIELLRSHVIFLTEKGYNVLTVTNGIDALETIEESEVDLVFLDEMMPGMGGLEVLGRIKDKDPNIPVVMITKNEEESVMVDAIGSKIDDYLTKPVNPSQVLLVCKKILEKKKISTEYVAKDYLQDFNQISFLLLNQPDHQDWIEIYLKLVNWDIELDSHPQIGLRQTLNEQKKECNKEFSRYIEKNYKSWVQAKNKADRPVLTVDIVNDYVLPALKEDNVPVFFFVIDCLRYDQWLVMEKLLTDDFKIDKTFYYGILPTATSYSRNALFAGLYPSEIEQYYPDLWYGDDEDETSMNKYEKDLLQLQLDRKKIHLRSDLKFVKVIDPEYGRNFEHNIKSYHNSHLSAVVINFLDMIAHGRSDSDLLKEIAPDEPAYRSLTNSWFSHSYLISTFKAIAAMGKAKVVITTDHGSIRALRGAKVLGDREASSNLRFKYGRNLKVDDKHAVFIKDPADYKLPRRGITVNYIIAKEDYYFVYPTDYHKYLSYYKDTFQHGGISLEEMIIPVITMEPK
- a CDS encoding c-type cytochrome, whose product is MFKKINYRFGSTVKSKQFIFLSFVLSLILLQSNAIAAEGTGFDAETYINTGFLIFFIYVIVMTIIFLIGQNKKPEEEKEMIKKLDRMINDAKPLEEEEALLLEHNYDGIRELDNNLPPWWKYMFYATIVFSVVYMGYYHLSSGPSSAAEYENEVRQAQLALAASQGQSTVNADNVKLLTDAASLAKGKDIFDKNCASCHGTKGEGLVGPNLTDDYWIHGGSVKEVYIVLVNGVLAKGMPSWRAQFSSQDLEATASYIKSLKGTNPPNAKEPQGDLVKETAPADSAKGDGAKKDSVKNDKKNEVKK
- the ccoN gene encoding cytochrome-c oxidase, cbb3-type subunit I translates to MQVEKFSYDNKIVKYFALATTVWGVVGMLVGLLIALQLFIPSLSLNLPFLTFGRLRPLHTNAVIFAFVGNGLFMGVYYSLQRLLKARMFNDILSYAHFWGWQLIIVLAAVTLPLGFTSSKEYAELEWPIDILIAVVWVIFGVNMIGTIIKRREKHMYVAVWFYIATFVTVAVLHIVNSFEIPVSFLKSYSLYAGVQDALVQWWYGHNAVAFFLTTPYLGIMYYFMPKAANRPVYSYRLSIIHFWALIFLYIWAGPHHLLYSALPDWAQSLGTVFSVMLIAPSWGGMINGLLTLRGAWDKVREDPVLKFMVVAITAYGMSTFEGPMLSLKNLNALAHFTDWIIAHVHIGALGWNGFLTFGMLYYLVPKLWRTNLYSKKLANYHFWLGFLGIVFYASSMYWSALTQGLMWKQFTPQGILQYPNFLETTIQIIPMYIIRAFGGLLYFISLFIMIYNLMKTAKQGQFLAEEEAEAAPLEKKAEKFNKKAPHTWIESRPIQFTLLATVAILIGGIVEFVPAFLVKSNIPTIASVKPYTPLELEGRDLYIREGCVGCHSQLVRPFRSETERYGEYSKAGEFVYDHPFLWGSKRTGPDLHREGGKYPNLWHYHHMIEPTRMSPGSIMPPYPWLETNVLDVSSTADKITALRRVGVPYPEGFESTALQNLEAQAKEISKDLLKNGVIIDHDRELVALIAYLQRLGKDIKAVPAATNQVK
- a CDS encoding heavy metal translocating P-type ATPase metal-binding domain-containing protein, with protein sequence MPEIVDLREDLICFHCGEKCEDGSISIEDKSFCCEGCKLVYQVLEENNLCTYYNLNATPGSSKREKVAGKRYDYLDDPEISEKLIEFGNDQLFKLSFLVPSIHCSSCIWLLENLYKLDDRILESRVDFPAKKVFIKAKPAIKISEIVSVMDSIGYEPRLSLDELDRKDTKSFNKSLYLKLGIAGFAFGNIMMLSFPEYLSIKDSVESFGVLFQLIMVALSLPVLFYSSSDYFISAWKGIRKKYINIDFPLSIGIIALWGRSIYEIFWGSGESYMDSFAGLIFFLLIGKVFQNKTYEYFNFERNYKSYFPISITRKSKEGIEEVVPLSRISVKDRILIRNNEIIPADSILLTGTGNIDYSFVTGESLPQFRKPGDKVFAGGKQIGGVIELEVYKQVSQSYLTRLWNDFIVSKNRENGLINFSNIVSKYFTLAILLLAVLGGILWYNSGLAQVLSVITSVLIVACPCALALSAPFALGNTLRLLGRNKFYLKSVNVVEDLGSIDTIVFDKTGTLTENQEIGIVFEGDNLSDYERSLVKSALKNSLHPLSKIIYRSLVQTKELPVESFEEIPGKGGSAKIESKIVVFGSSGFLKLSGWDSKTNIEVGAEGSRVYLSIDSVNKGFFRVTNKYRNGIADIIKEIGKKKEIFILSGDNSSERENLIKLTKPENVIFNCSPSDKMNFIGKLQSGNRKILMIGDGLNDAAALSKADVGVSLSDDLMNFTPASDSLLHGSALHKLSAFIKQSVSTMNVVKMSFVMSTIYNIIGVTVALSGELSPLFAAILMPVSSISVVVFTTMGTLYTAKKHGLEV
- a CDS encoding sulfite exporter TauE/SafE family protein yields the protein MFILSGFVLGFLGSLHCIGMCGPIVLAISSAKHEMYEMVLQRVLYHLGKAFTYAVMGALFGVLGNHIQLSGLQQIASIIIGSLIVLWIILPKSFKTAVTSLPPFKQYNEQIKNLLSKVLSSGNSKPFFVIGVVNGFLPCGLVYAGLAGAIATGNAFDGSLYMFLFGMGTMPALFAFSFLPTLRKYLPKINSRKIIPAVSLVLGIIFILRGLNLGIPFISPKFEHKPQTEELSQPDCCH